A region from the Symphalangus syndactylus isolate Jambi chromosome 2, NHGRI_mSymSyn1-v2.1_pri, whole genome shotgun sequence genome encodes:
- the PRAP1 gene encoding proline-rich acidic protein 1 isoform X1 — protein MRRLLMVTSLVAVLLWEAGAAPAPKVPIKMQVKHRPSEQDTEKAWGARVVEPPEKDDQLVVLFPIQKPKLLTTEEKPPGEGRGPILPGTKAWVETEDTLGRVLSPQQGPEPDHDSLYHPPPEEDQGKEGPQLWVMPNRQVLLGPEEDQDHIYHPQ, from the exons ATGAGGAG GCTCCTCATGGTCACCAGCCTTGTGGCTGTGCTGCTGTGGGAGGCAGGTGCAGCCCCAGCACCCAAG GTCCCTATCAAGATGCAAGTCAAACACCGGCCCTCAGAGCAGGACACAGAGAA GGCCTGGGGCGCCCgtgtggtggagcctccggagaAGGATGACCAGCTGGTGGTGCTGTTCCCCATCCAGAAGCCGAAGCTCTTGACCACCGAGGAGAAGCCACCAGGTGAGGGCAGGGGCCCCATCCTTCCAG GCACCAAGGCCTGGGTGGAGACCGAGGACACCCTGGGCCGTGTGCTGAGCCCCCAGCAGGGTCCCGAGCCCGACCATGACAGCCTGTACCACCCTCCGCCTGAGGAGGACCAGGGCAAGGAGGGGCCCCAGTTGTGGGTGATGCCAAATCGCCAGGTGCTCCTGGGACCGGAGGAAGACCAAGACCACATCTACCACCCCCAGTAG
- the PRAP1 gene encoding proline-rich acidic protein 1 isoform X2, with translation MRRLLMVTSLVAVLLWEAGAAPAPKVPIKMQVKHRPSEQDTEKAWGARVVEPPEKDDQLVVLFPIQKPKLLTTEEKPPGTKAWVETEDTLGRVLSPQQGPEPDHDSLYHPPPEEDQGKEGPQLWVMPNRQVLLGPEEDQDHIYHPQ, from the exons ATGAGGAG GCTCCTCATGGTCACCAGCCTTGTGGCTGTGCTGCTGTGGGAGGCAGGTGCAGCCCCAGCACCCAAG GTCCCTATCAAGATGCAAGTCAAACACCGGCCCTCAGAGCAGGACACAGAGAA GGCCTGGGGCGCCCgtgtggtggagcctccggagaAGGATGACCAGCTGGTGGTGCTGTTCCCCATCCAGAAGCCGAAGCTCTTGACCACCGAGGAGAAGCCACCAG GCACCAAGGCCTGGGTGGAGACCGAGGACACCCTGGGCCGTGTGCTGAGCCCCCAGCAGGGTCCCGAGCCCGACCATGACAGCCTGTACCACCCTCCGCCTGAGGAGGACCAGGGCAAGGAGGGGCCCCAGTTGTGGGTGATGCCAAATCGCCAGGTGCTCCTGGGACCGGAGGAAGACCAAGACCACATCTACCACCCCCAGTAG